The stretch of DNA GGCCACGACGGCTCACTGTCCACAGTCCACGCGAACTCACCCCGAGATGCCATAGCCCGCTTGGAAACATTGGTGCTTATGGCAGGTATGGACCTTCCCTTGCGCGCCGTCCGGGAGCAGGTTGCTTCGGCAGTCAATCTCATTGTGCATATCTCCAGGCTTCGCGATGGCACCCGGCGCGTCACCCATGTCACCGAAGTCCAAGGTATGGAAGGTGACATCGTCACGCTTCAGGACGCATTCGTCTTCGATTACGCTGCGGGCATTGACTCCACTGGCAGGTTTCTTGGCAAACCTGTCCCTACGGGAGTCCGTCCGCGATTCACGGACCGTTTCGCGGATCTTGGGATACGTGTGTCGCCGCATATTTTTGGCGCCGATCCGGTGAGGGGGAGGTAACCATGGGTACGGACGTGCCGGTGGCCCTGTTCATCGTCGGGCTCATCCTGGTCTATGCATCCGTCGCTCTGCTATTCGTCTTTGTTTGGAAAGGCAGATCTGGCGTCCCCATGTCCAGGCGTCGCCCCGACAGCATCCAGCACTCATCCGGACTGACCCGACTGACCAACCAAACCGTGGGCGTCCTCAACCGTGGACTGAAGAAGCGCCCCACGAGCATCTTCAGCAGGGAAAGGCTGGAACAGGCCGGACTCAACAAGGAACCCGGCGACTATCTCCTCATGGCTGGGGCCATAACGTTAGTGTCCACCGTCACAGCCTTCTTCGTGGGTGGCATTGGTATCGGCATCCTGGCACTCATCCTGACTCCAGTCCTCCTTTACCTCGGACTCAATATGCTGACTGCACGACGCCGGAAGACGTTCGACGCACAAGTGCCGGACACGCTCCAAATGTTTTCGGGAGGCTTACGTGCGGGCCACAGCCTGCTCAGGGCCATAGACGCCGCCGCCCAAGAGAATCAGGGTCCGATGGCCGAAGAGCTCAGCCGAATCGTGAATGAGACACGAATTGGCCGGGACCTGGGTGAATCGATGGCCGACGTTTCCCGACGGACGGCAAGTGAAGATTTCTACTGGATTTCCCAAGCCATCGAAATACACCGGGAAGTAGGCGGCGACCTGGCGGAGGTATTAGACCACGTCGGCGAAACCATTCGGGACCGGAACCAGGTCAAAGGCCAGGTCCGGGCACTCAGCGCAGAGGGCCGCATTTCGGCCATGGTGCTTATGGCGTTGCCAATACTGATGTTCATCGGGTTGGTCACGTTCAACCCGACATATGCGCGGGTGTTCACAACGACCTTCATCGGTTTTGTCATGCTGGCCGCTGCTGTTGCCCTCCTGGCAGTCGGGGGCCTTTGGCTCA from Pseudarthrobacter chlorophenolicus A6 encodes:
- a CDS encoding type II secretion system F family protein: MGTDVPVALFIVGLILVYASVALLFVFVWKGRSGVPMSRRRPDSIQHSSGLTRLTNQTVGVLNRGLKKRPTSIFSRERLEQAGLNKEPGDYLLMAGAITLVSTVTAFFVGGIGIGILALILTPVLLYLGLNMLTARRRKTFDAQVPDTLQMFSGGLRAGHSLLRAIDAAAQENQGPMAEELSRIVNETRIGRDLGESMADVSRRTASEDFYWISQAIEIHREVGGDLAEVLDHVGETIRDRNQVKGQVRALSAEGRISAMVLMALPILMFIGLVTFNPTYARVFTTTFIGFVMLAAAVALLAVGGLWLSRIIKPKY